Genomic DNA from Streptomyces venezuelae:
ATCATGTGGTGAGCTCCACAGGACCGTCCGTCGAGCCCGGAGGCGATGCCGCGACCGGCATACCGGCCCCTGCCACTGCCGCCGCCCCCGTCTCGCACCGCGCACCGCGCCCCATGCCCTCCGTCGGCCGGGCCGTGGCCGTGCTCGTCCTCGTGGCCGTCGCCGCGCTGGTCTCCCTGCTCGGCCCTTCGGCGGCGCTGCACGACACCGGCGAGGCCCGCGCGCCCGGCACCGGCGGGATCACGTTCCTGCGGGCGGTCCTGTTCTCCGCCCTGTGCGTGCAGTTGGGCGAGGTGTTCGCCGTGCGGCTCGTGCGCCGGGTCCCGGGGGCGCCGCTCGACCGGGTGCCGGGCAGCTGGTCGGCGTACGCCGCGTGGGCGGGGTGCGTCGCGGCGCTGGGGCTCGCGACCGTCGTGGCGAACGGGAACCTGGTCCCGCGGGAGCTCTCGGACCTGGACATCGGGCGGCTGTACGACACCCGGGACGGGCGTCTCGCCCTCCTGGAGGTCAACGCGTTCGTCGTGGCCGCGCTGTTGGCACGCTCCCGGCGCCCGGCAGGCGCGGCACTCCCGCTGGCCGCGGTGATCGTCGCGGAGGCGTTGCGGGCCCACCCCCCGGTGGAGGACTCCCCTCTGCTGGGCAGCGGCCTCACGCTCGTCCACCTCACCTGCGGCGCGCTGTGGGCGGGCGGACTGCTGCACGTCCTGCGCGTCCTGTGCCGCTGGCGGACGTCCTCTCCGGAGCAGGCCGTCGCGGTACTGGGGCTCTACGCGCGCGTGGCCGCCGTCCTGTTCGCCGCGATCACCGTGACCGGGGTGTGCAGCACGCTGCGCCGGATGCCCGCGGACACGGTCGTCGACCAGCTCACCGGGACGGCCTACGGCCGCACTCTGCTCGCCAAGGTGCTGCTCGTCCTGGTCGTCGCGGTGCTCGCGGCGCTGGCCCGTCGTCGGCTGCGCGGCGCCGGGGACCGCGCATCGGCCTACGTTCCCGCGCGCGGGGAGGTGGTCGCACTGGGGGTCGTGGTCGTCCTCTCGGCGCTGCTCACCGCGGTGCCGGTACCGATTCGCTGGTGAGCGGTCAGAACCCCTTCGGCGAGCAGGAACTGGGCCGCGATGTACGTGAGCATGATCGCGAAGTCGGGCCGGGGCAGCTGGGGCCACTCGGCCACGCCGGTCGCGATGAGGGTGTCCGAGAGCAGGAAGAGCGCCCCTCCCGCGGCCGCCGCGGGACCGAGCGCGGTGGCGCCGAACGCCATGGCGGTGAGCAGCAGGCTGTAGCCCGCGACGGGCCCCCGCATGTCGGCGGGCAGGTCGGGCCAGAGCAGCGCGACGGTACCGATGAGCGCGAGGGCGTACGCGGCGACGAGTCCGGCTCCACGCGCGCGTGGGGCCCGTGTCCCGTACCGCCTGAAGAGCACGAGGTAGCAGACGTGCCCGGCGGCGAAGGAGCCCATCCCCGCGAGGAAGGCGGGCTCGGCGTCGAAGAGCAGGAAGGTGTCGCCGCCCCACCCGAAGAGGAGGGCGGCGATCAGCAGCCGGGGCCCGTTCCGCAGGGCGACGTACGCCGCGAGGAGCGGCATGAGCAGCGGCTTGCAGACGGCGTGGCCGGGCCCGAAGTCCGCGAGGAGCGCGAGGAGGTCGCCGAGCGCGGCGACGCCGAAGGCGCCGAGGACCGTCCGCGGGGCGGGCCTTCGCGTCACGCGGCGCGCTCCGGGACGGGGGTGTCGGAGGCGGGCAGGGCGGCCGGGGCCGCCTCGGGGGCTGCCGGTACTTCGGCGGGCGCCGGCTGCCAGCCGGGGCCGCGGAAGACGCGTCCCGCCCGTTCGCGCCAGCCGGTCGCCGCCTTCAGGTCCCTGGCGATGGCGGCGTACTCGTGGGTCGCCACGCGCAGCGGGTTGTACGTGTGGATGTTCTTCGTGAGGCCGTACACGGGGCGGTCGGTCTCGGCGACCCAGGAGCCGAACACGCGGTCCCAGACGATGAGGATGCCGCCGAAGTTGCGGTCGAGGTAGCCGCCCTGGGACGCGTGGTGCACGCGGTGGTGCGAGGGCGTGTTGAAGACGTACTCGATGGGGCGGGGGAGCTTCCCGATGCGCTCGGTGTGGATCCAGAACTGGTAGACGAGGTTGGCCGACGAGCAGAACGCGAGCGCCGCCGGGTGGACGCCGCAGGCGATCAGCGGCAGGTAGAAGGGCCACACGGTCAGGCTCGTCCAGGGCTGGCGGAGCGCGGTGGTGAAGTTGAACTTCTCGCTGGAGTGGTGCACCACGTGGCAGGCCCACAGGACACGGATGACGTGGTGGCCGCGGTGCGACCAGTAGTAGAAGAAGTCCTGCGCGAGGAGCATCAGGGGGATCGTCCACCACAGGACGGGCACGCGCAGCGGCGTCAGCGCGTAGACGCCCGAGTAGACCGCGACGATGGGGATCTTCCACAGGAAGTCGAAGACGAGGCTGCCGAGCCCCATGGTGATGCTGGTCGCGGCGTCCTTGGTCTCGTACCCCGCGGCATCCTCGTCGGGATGGATCCGGTGGCTCACGATCTCGACGACGGTGAGCAGCACGAAGGCCGGGATGGACCACAGCACGACATCGGGCAGGTTCGGGGACATGCAGGCACCGTAGAACGGCTATTCGCCCACGACTAGGGGTTGTTACCGACAAGTATTACCGGCGGTACGGGTATGGATGTTGGTGATCCTCGCCAAAGATCCGGTTTCAAACCGCAGGGGGGCTCCCGGCCCCCCTGCTCGCCCGCTCACCAGACCCGTACCGCCCCTCCCGCCGCGAACACCGGACTCGTCGCGTCGGCGGGCGGCTCCTTCAAGGGTTCGTCCAGTTCTCCGACTGTTGGCCCCACGCGCGCGGCGATCTCTCCGAGCCGTTCCAGGTCGAAGCCGTAGACGCGGGCCGCGTTGCCGCCGACCATGGCGGCGATCTCGTCCCTGGGGAGGCCGGCGTAGGCGACGCGCAGGCCTTCGCGCGAGTAGGGGTACGTTCCCTCGTCGTGCGGGTAGTCGCTGCCCCACATGATCTTGTCGAGGCCGATGCGGTCGCGCAGGGCCGCCTCGTGGGGGCGCATGAAGCTCGCGCCGACGAAGCAGTTGTCGCGCCATACCTCGGAGGGACCCTTGCCCATGGCGTCGGCGAGGCCCGCGCCGAACTTCGACTCGGCGGTCTCCGCCGCGTCCGCGCCCGAGCGCCGCGCCGCCGCGACGAGCCGTCCGTGGTAGTAGTCCAGCATGTCGAGCACGCCCGGGATCCAGCCCGAGCCCTGTTCGGTGAGGACCAGTCTGAGGTCGGGGTGGCGGCGGAAGGCCCCGCCGAACGCGAGGTGCCACAGCGCCCGGTGGGAGAACCACGTCGTCTCCACCATGAACACCGCGCGGGCGGCCGGTTCCTCGCCGAGCGGCGGGGACGCCGAGCCCGCGTGGTGGTTGACGGGCACGCCGAGGTCGGC
This window encodes:
- a CDS encoding lysoplasmalogenase codes for the protein MTRRPAPRTVLGAFGVAALGDLLALLADFGPGHAVCKPLLMPLLAAYVALRNGPRLLIAALLFGWGGDTFLLFDAEPAFLAGMGSFAAGHVCYLVLFRRYGTRAPRARGAGLVAAYALALIGTVALLWPDLPADMRGPVAGYSLLLTAMAFGATALGPAAAAGGALFLLSDTLIATGVAEWPQLPRPDFAIMLTYIAAQFLLAEGVLTAHQRIGTGTAVSSAERTTTTPSATTSPRAGT
- a CDS encoding CopD family protein gives rise to the protein MPSVGRAVAVLVLVAVAALVSLLGPSAALHDTGEARAPGTGGITFLRAVLFSALCVQLGEVFAVRLVRRVPGAPLDRVPGSWSAYAAWAGCVAALGLATVVANGNLVPRELSDLDIGRLYDTRDGRLALLEVNAFVVAALLARSRRPAGAALPLAAVIVAEALRAHPPVEDSPLLGSGLTLVHLTCGALWAGGLLHVLRVLCRWRTSSPEQAVAVLGLYARVAAVLFAAITVTGVCSTLRRMPADTVVDQLTGTAYGRTLLAKVLLVLVVAVLAALARRRLRGAGDRASAYVPARGEVVALGVVVVLSALLTAVPVPIRW
- a CDS encoding sterol desaturase family protein, which gives rise to MSPNLPDVVLWSIPAFVLLTVVEIVSHRIHPDEDAAGYETKDAATSITMGLGSLVFDFLWKIPIVAVYSGVYALTPLRVPVLWWTIPLMLLAQDFFYYWSHRGHHVIRVLWACHVVHHSSEKFNFTTALRQPWTSLTVWPFYLPLIACGVHPAALAFCSSANLVYQFWIHTERIGKLPRPIEYVFNTPSHHRVHHASQGGYLDRNFGGILIVWDRVFGSWVAETDRPVYGLTKNIHTYNPLRVATHEYAAIARDLKAATGWRERAGRVFRGPGWQPAPAEVPAAPEAAPAALPASDTPVPERAA
- a CDS encoding amidohydrolase family protein, giving the protein MTGDRYTVISADCHAGADLLDYRPYLESRHHDAFDAWAATYVNPYEDLLADTADRNWNSDRRIAELEADGIVAEVVFPNTIPPFFPSASLMAPAPTREEFEQRWAGLRAHNRWLADFCAAAPGRRAGVFQILLNDVDRAVEEIHRSVEAGLTGGLMLPGTPPGSGLPELHSSAYDPIWAACADLGVPVNHHAGSASPPLGEEPAARAVFMVETTWFSHRALWHLAFGGAFRRHPDLRLVLTEQGSGWIPGVLDMLDYYHGRLVAAARRSGADAAETAESKFGAGLADAMGKGPSEVWRDNCFVGASFMRPHEAALRDRIGLDKIMWGSDYPHDEGTYPYSREGLRVAYAGLPRDEIAAMVGGNAARVYGFDLERLGEIAARVGPTVGELDEPLKEPPADATSPVFAAGGAVRVW